One stretch of Caloenas nicobarica isolate bCalNic1 chromosome 2, bCalNic1.hap1, whole genome shotgun sequence DNA includes these proteins:
- the PDIA4 gene encoding protein disulfide-isomerase A4 isoform X2, translated as MRPRGLWVLLLLFGLAQIALLARGVAAEEDGDGESVTEDTGDDSDAADEDDEDDEDDDSEVKEENGVLVLNDANFDTFTADKDTVLLEFYAPWCGHCKQFAPEYEKIAKTLKENDPPIPVAKVDATAATSLASRFDVSGYPTIKILKKGQAVDYDGSRTEDAIVAKVKEVSDPNWTPPPEATLILTQDNFDDVVNGADIILVEFYAPWCGHCKRLAPEYEKAAQELSKRTPPIPLAKVDATAETELAKKFDVTGYPTLKIFRKGKPYDYNGPREKYGIVDYMIEQAGPPSKQIQATKQVQEFLKDGDDVIIIGVFSGENDKAYQLYQEAANGLREDYKFHHTFSSEIAKLLKVSPRKLVIMQPEKFQSKHEPKMHVLDLKDSTDGSEIKEHVLKHALPLVGHRKPSNDAKRYAKRPLVVVYYSVDFSFDYRVATQYWRGKVLEVAKDFPEYVFAVSDEEDYSSEIKDLGLLESGEDVNVAIMDEGGKKYAMEPEEFDSDVLRQFVLAFKKGKLKPIVKSQPVPKNNKGPVKVVVGKTFDTIVMDTKNDVLIEFYAPWCGHCKKLEPVYTELGKKYKHEKNLVIAKMDATANDVMSDHYKVEGFPTIYFAPRDKKNNPIKFEGGDRDLEHLSKFIEEHSTTLSRTKEEL; from the exons ATGAGGCCgagggggctgtgggtgctgctgctgctgtttgggcTGGCCCAGATCGCCCTCCTGGCGCGGGGCGTGGCGGCCGAGGAGGACGGTGACGGAG AATCTGTTACAGAAGACACTGGTGATGACAGTGATGCTGCTGATGAAGATGACGAAGACGACGAAGATGATGATTCTgaagttaaagaagaaaatggcgTATTAGTCTTGAATGATGCGAACTTTGACACCTTTACTGCAGACAAGGACACTGTGCTGCTGGAGTTCTATGCACCATG GTGTGGGCATTGCAAGCAGTTTGCTCCTGAATATGAAAAGATAGCCAAAACTCTGAAGGAAAATGACCCTCCCATTCCAGTTGCCAAAGTAGATGCTACAGCAGCCACTTCACTAGCAAGTCGATTTGATGTCAGTGGCTACCCAACCatcaaaatcctgaaaaaagGCCAGGCTGTTGACTATGACGGTTCTCGAACAGAAGATG CAATTGTGGCCAAAGTAAAGGAGGTTTCTGACCCCAATTGGACCCCTCCACCAGAAGCTACCCTGATATTGACCCAGGATAATTTTGATGATGTCGTGAATGGTGCTGACATAATCCTGGTGGAGTTCTATGCTCCATG GTGTGGACACTGCAAAAGGCTTGCTCCAGAGTATGAGAAGGCTGCCCAGGAGCTTAGCAAGCGCACACCTCCTATTCCCCTGGCTAAAGTCGATGCCACTGCTGAAACTGAGCTTGCAAAGAAATTTGATGTTACAGGCTACCCAACTTTGAAAATCTTTCGCAAGGGCAAACCTTATGACTACAATGGTCCGCGGGAAAAATACG GTATTGTTGACTACATGATTGAACAGGCTGGTCCTCCATCCAAACAGATTCAGGCTACCAAGCAGGTACAGGAATTTCTGAAGGATGGGGATGATGTCATCATCATTGGTGTCTTTAGTGGTGAAAATGACAAAGCCTATCAGCTATATCAGGAAGCAG CTAACGGTTTAAGAGAAGATTACAAGTTCCACCACACCTTCAGCAGCGAGATTGCAAAACTATTGAAAGTATCTCCAAGAAAACTGGTTATCATGCAGCCAGAAAAATTTCAGTCGAAGCATGAGCCCAAGATGCATGTTTTGGATCTTAAA gacTCTACAGATGGATCAGAAATTAAAGAGCATGTGCTAAAACATGCTTTGCCTCTAGTTGGTCATCGGAAGCCTTCCAATGATGCTAAAAGATATGCTAAGCGTCCTCTAGTGGTTGTCTATTATTCTGTAGACTTTAGTTTCGACTATCGTGTTG CTACTCAGTACTGGAGAGGCAAAGTCCTGGAAGTGGCCAAGGACTTCCCTGAATATGTGTTTGCTGTTTCTGATGAGGAAGAttattcttctgaaataaaagatttGGGTCTGCTTGAGAGTGGAGAAGATGTCAATGTCGCCATTATGGATGAAGGTGGCAAGAAATACGCGATGGAGCCAGAAGAGTTTGACTCTGATGTACTTAGGCAATTTGTACTGGCATTCAAGAAAG GAAAACTGAAGCCTATTGTGAAGTCCCAACCAGTGCCAAAGAACAATAAAGGGCCTGTGAAAGTGGTAGTGGGTAAAACTTTTGATACCATAGTAATGGATACAAAGAATGATGTTCTCATAGAATTCTATGCCCCATGGTGTGGACACTGCAAGAAACTAGAACCTGTGTATACTGAGCTAGGCAAAAAATACAAGCATGAGAAAAATCTAGTCATAGCCAAGATGGATGCAACTGCCAACGATGTGATGAGTGACCACTACAAAGTGGAAGGATTCCCTACTATCTACTTTGCTCCAAGAGACAAGAAGAACAACCCTATTAAATTTGAAGGCGGGGACAGAGATTTAGAGCATTTGAGCAAATTTATAGAGGAGCATTCCACAACACTCTCCAGAACAAAAGAAGAGCTTTAG
- the PDIA4 gene encoding protein disulfide-isomerase A4 isoform X1, translated as MRPRGLWVLLLLFGLAQIALLARGVAAEEDGDGESVTEDTGDDSDAADEDDEDDEDDDSEVKEENGVLVLNDANFDTFTADKDTVLLEFYAPWCGHCKQFAPEYEKIAKTLKENDPPIPVAKVDATAATSLASRFDVSGYPTIKILKKGQAVDYDGSRTEDAIVAKVKEVSDPNWTPPPEATLILTQDNFDDVVNGADIILVEFYAPWCGHCKRLAPEYEKAAQELSKRTPPIPLAKVDATAETELAKKFDVTGYPTLKIFRKGKPYDYNGPREKYGIVDYMIEQAGPPSKQIQATKQVQEFLKDGDDVIIIGVFSGENDKAYQLYQEAANGLREDYKFHHTFSSEIAKLLKVSPRKLVIMQPEKFQSKHEPKMHVLDLKQDSTDGSEIKEHVLKHALPLVGHRKPSNDAKRYAKRPLVVVYYSVDFSFDYRVATQYWRGKVLEVAKDFPEYVFAVSDEEDYSSEIKDLGLLESGEDVNVAIMDEGGKKYAMEPEEFDSDVLRQFVLAFKKGKLKPIVKSQPVPKNNKGPVKVVVGKTFDTIVMDTKNDVLIEFYAPWCGHCKKLEPVYTELGKKYKHEKNLVIAKMDATANDVMSDHYKVEGFPTIYFAPRDKKNNPIKFEGGDRDLEHLSKFIEEHSTTLSRTKEEL; from the exons ATGAGGCCgagggggctgtgggtgctgctgctgctgtttgggcTGGCCCAGATCGCCCTCCTGGCGCGGGGCGTGGCGGCCGAGGAGGACGGTGACGGAG AATCTGTTACAGAAGACACTGGTGATGACAGTGATGCTGCTGATGAAGATGACGAAGACGACGAAGATGATGATTCTgaagttaaagaagaaaatggcgTATTAGTCTTGAATGATGCGAACTTTGACACCTTTACTGCAGACAAGGACACTGTGCTGCTGGAGTTCTATGCACCATG GTGTGGGCATTGCAAGCAGTTTGCTCCTGAATATGAAAAGATAGCCAAAACTCTGAAGGAAAATGACCCTCCCATTCCAGTTGCCAAAGTAGATGCTACAGCAGCCACTTCACTAGCAAGTCGATTTGATGTCAGTGGCTACCCAACCatcaaaatcctgaaaaaagGCCAGGCTGTTGACTATGACGGTTCTCGAACAGAAGATG CAATTGTGGCCAAAGTAAAGGAGGTTTCTGACCCCAATTGGACCCCTCCACCAGAAGCTACCCTGATATTGACCCAGGATAATTTTGATGATGTCGTGAATGGTGCTGACATAATCCTGGTGGAGTTCTATGCTCCATG GTGTGGACACTGCAAAAGGCTTGCTCCAGAGTATGAGAAGGCTGCCCAGGAGCTTAGCAAGCGCACACCTCCTATTCCCCTGGCTAAAGTCGATGCCACTGCTGAAACTGAGCTTGCAAAGAAATTTGATGTTACAGGCTACCCAACTTTGAAAATCTTTCGCAAGGGCAAACCTTATGACTACAATGGTCCGCGGGAAAAATACG GTATTGTTGACTACATGATTGAACAGGCTGGTCCTCCATCCAAACAGATTCAGGCTACCAAGCAGGTACAGGAATTTCTGAAGGATGGGGATGATGTCATCATCATTGGTGTCTTTAGTGGTGAAAATGACAAAGCCTATCAGCTATATCAGGAAGCAG CTAACGGTTTAAGAGAAGATTACAAGTTCCACCACACCTTCAGCAGCGAGATTGCAAAACTATTGAAAGTATCTCCAAGAAAACTGGTTATCATGCAGCCAGAAAAATTTCAGTCGAAGCATGAGCCCAAGATGCATGTTTTGGATCTTAAA caggacTCTACAGATGGATCAGAAATTAAAGAGCATGTGCTAAAACATGCTTTGCCTCTAGTTGGTCATCGGAAGCCTTCCAATGATGCTAAAAGATATGCTAAGCGTCCTCTAGTGGTTGTCTATTATTCTGTAGACTTTAGTTTCGACTATCGTGTTG CTACTCAGTACTGGAGAGGCAAAGTCCTGGAAGTGGCCAAGGACTTCCCTGAATATGTGTTTGCTGTTTCTGATGAGGAAGAttattcttctgaaataaaagatttGGGTCTGCTTGAGAGTGGAGAAGATGTCAATGTCGCCATTATGGATGAAGGTGGCAAGAAATACGCGATGGAGCCAGAAGAGTTTGACTCTGATGTACTTAGGCAATTTGTACTGGCATTCAAGAAAG GAAAACTGAAGCCTATTGTGAAGTCCCAACCAGTGCCAAAGAACAATAAAGGGCCTGTGAAAGTGGTAGTGGGTAAAACTTTTGATACCATAGTAATGGATACAAAGAATGATGTTCTCATAGAATTCTATGCCCCATGGTGTGGACACTGCAAGAAACTAGAACCTGTGTATACTGAGCTAGGCAAAAAATACAAGCATGAGAAAAATCTAGTCATAGCCAAGATGGATGCAACTGCCAACGATGTGATGAGTGACCACTACAAAGTGGAAGGATTCCCTACTATCTACTTTGCTCCAAGAGACAAGAAGAACAACCCTATTAAATTTGAAGGCGGGGACAGAGATTTAGAGCATTTGAGCAAATTTATAGAGGAGCATTCCACAACACTCTCCAGAACAAAAGAAGAGCTTTAG